From Triticum aestivum cultivar Chinese Spring chromosome 4A, IWGSC CS RefSeq v2.1, whole genome shotgun sequence, a single genomic window includes:
- the LOC123084928 gene encoding vegetative cell wall protein gp1-like isoform X2 yields the protein MAALLTKSIAVLALVLCATTVAESFNIPVMFHDMWFRRSIARSSFQEKAAAPATAPSKPPVAAPTSPSAVPPVLPTPALPVPPTTAPSSNAPTPTPTLPSNAPTLAPMMAVPPVHAPSGGPAPAPVPASSPMAAARVVRVPPTAAPALAPWMPASAPRSSAPSPMPTLPTTPAPVAQPPASAQPKPGMY from the exons ATGGCGGCTCTACTTACGAAGAGCATCGCCGTTTTGGCGTTGGTGCTCTGCGCCACCACCGTCGCCGAATCAT TCAACATTCCCGTGATGTTCCACGACATGTGGTTCCGTCGCAGCATTGCGAGGTCCTCTTTCCAGGAGAAGGCCGCGGCGCCTGCCACCGCTCCGTCGAAGCCGCCGGTGGCTGCGCCCACGTCACCGTCAGCAGTCCCGCCAGTTCTGCCGACGCCTGCCCTGCCCGTGCCGCCCACCACGGCTCCGTCGTCCAACGCGCCCACGCCGACGCCCACCCTCCCGTCGAACGCGCCCACTCTGGCGCCTATGATGGCCGTGCCCCCCGTGCATGCACCCTCCGGCGGTCCTGCACCAGCGCCCGTGCCGGCTTCGTCTCCCATGGCCGCTGCTCGGGTTGTGCGCGTGCCGCCGACCGCAGCGCCGGCTCTTGCTCCTTGGATGCCTGCGTCCGCACCGAGATCCAGCGCGCCGTCGCCGATGCCCACGCTTCCCACTACGCCAG